CATGCTGATGACCGTTCGGATGATGGTTTCGCTATCAGGATCGCCAGGGATGTCTTTTACGAATGAACGATCAATTTTAAGCTTATCTAAAGGAAGTTTTTTGAGATAATTGAGCGATGAATAACCGGTTCCAAAATCATCAATAGATAGCCTTACTCCGAGTTTTTTTAGCTCGTTTAGAACGTCGATCGAGATTCTTGCTTCATGCAGTAGCACGGTTTCTGTGACCTCGAACTCCAGTAAGTTAGGCGGGATCTTTGTCTGCTCCAAAAGATTCTTGATGTAACTGACTAAGTCAGAATTTCGAATTTGGATCGCTGAAAGATTGACCGTGATAAACGGAGAGTAGCCATACTTTTCGAGCCAGTATTTGATTTGATGGCATACCTGCTTTAATACCCACTCACCGATTGGAATGATTAAGTGGTTTTCTTCAGCGATAGGGATGAATTCAGATGGCGAAATAATGCCTTCTGTAGGGTGGCTCCAACGAAGTAAAGCTTCTGCTCCGATGAAGTTGTTGTCATCGCTGGTTAGCTGGGGTTGATAACGCAGAATGAATCGAGCTTCTGCCAGGGCTTTTCGCAGTTCTTTTTCAAGTATATGCTTGCGAACAACCGCTTTTTCCATAGCTTTTTTAAATACGGCGTAACGGTTCCTACCCATTGACTTGGCATAGTACATGGCGGTATCTGCACGCTGAATGATGGCTTCCTCTGAATCTGCATCTCTAGGGTAAATAACAACCCCAATACTAGCCGTTGAAAATAGTTTATTACCTTTAACGGTGTATTCTTGAGCTAGAGTGAAATTAATTTTCTCGGCGATTTTGCAAGCGGATTTTTCTGCTCGATCGGAATCACCGGAGAGGTGGTTCAACTGGACAATAAACTCGTCGCCACCTAGTCTTGAAACAGTGTCGCCATCCCTCACAATATCCTTCAGTCTTCCTGCGACATCTTTAAGCAGGTGGTCTCCCGCCATGTGGCCGAGTGAATCATTGATGTTCTTAAAGTAGTCAAGGTCAATAAATAGTACAGCACCACAGTGCCCATAACGTTTAGTTAATGCCAGCGATTGATGAATACGATCGTTGAGTAGCATTCTATTAGGCAGCTCGGTCAGTGAATCGTGTTGTGCCATATGCTGAATTTGACGCTCGTATTCTTTTGCTTCGGTGATATCAACGCCGACGGTTACCACCGACGGCATTCTGCTGTACCGAGAGATGAACGGCACTTTAGAAATTTTTAGTGTGGCTTTTTGTCCGTTGTAATTATAAGTTTCGATTTCTTTTTGGATAGCGTGTGCGTCTTTTCTAAGTAGTAAAGATTCGTCTTCAAATAGATTGGCTGAGTTTGGTAGGCGACGGATTAAGTCACTTTGCTCATAGCCTTCGATGTTGGACATTTCTATGCCGAAGAAGTCGGCAGCGTAACGATTGGCAAGAATCAGTTTTCCTTTGGCGTTACTGGCAAAAACCATGTGTGGAACTAAGTTAATAATTTGGCGAATTTTATCGCTCTGATCTTCAAGAGCTTGCGTTTGTCTTTTGACTTGTTTTTTTAAAAGAATTGCAATTAAAGCTGAGGCTAACAACAAGCCCGTCAATATCAGCAGTGAATATAACAACCAGCTTGGGAAAGCTGTTTCTTGCTCAATAACGCCTTTAAGGTATTTGTCACGCAGCTGATAATAGGTTGAGTTGGCATCAAAACGCCATAACTTAGTGTAGTGATCAATGGTTTGTAACAAGTCGGCATTGGTGTTTTTTGCGGTGGCGAATAGAACTTTTCTTGGCTCAAAGACAATGGGGGTTATTTTCACAAAGTCATTATCATGACTATAACTTACGAGGCTACTAGTAACTGCTGCTGTTACCAGCTTGTCTTCAATCTTTTTAAACGCATCTCTATAGGTGTCAACTTCTGTAAAGTTACACTTAATATCAAATAGATTGCACAGGTTGCGGAGTTTTATCCCGTATATTTCGTTTTTGATAATCGCTATATTGTGACCTGATAGGCTGATGATATTTTGGGGGATAGGTTCGTCTTTATGGATGAAAACTTGGCCCCAGCCAGTGAGGATGCCTTCTTCGTTATAATCTAAATATTCGGCACGTTCTTCCGAATAAGCGATGAAGGGGATAAGGTCAATTTCATGATTCAGTGTTTTAGGAATAACCGCAGGCCAGTCTAACCGAACCCACTCAATATCCCAGCTTTCTTCAAGGGCGATTTGCTCAAGTAATTCAACCATGAAGCCCGCGTTGTTGTCATTTTCGTCAATAACCATGACGGGAGGGGCGTTAAACATAGCGACTCTTATGGAGCGTTTAGTCTCCATTAAAGAGTTACTAGACAATGCGTCAAGCATTATTAGCTTTGCCAGAACGATCAAAGCCAATATCACTAGGGACTTAAGGTATATTTTATACAAGTTTTAGCCCTCACTTGTATTTACCTTATTATTTTTTTCTCTACTTGGCAATATTATTCGATTGTACTAGAAGGCGTGAGCTAGTGACTTCAGCCAACGCTGAGCTACTGTCGACTCTTTAAAAATTCCAATCGGATAATGGTGTAGGCTGGTTGACCCAGCGTTACGTGTTTGTGAAAAGAAAAGCTGCTCAAGGTAATGCTTCTCTAGTACAGCCATATTGCCTGAGCTTAAAACATAGGCCACTGCTTTGTATCGATTTTGATGCTGCTTAGAGTTCATATAATTTCGGGTTTCTGGCAACAAATCAGATACGCCGTCCAGGTGGACCACGATACTCGGTAAACGATAAGAATAATCGTTGTGCTGGTCATCAAGTATTTTGTCTTGCTGCATGAGTAACTCAGGCGTTAACTCCACATTATAGGGATACACCATCTCAATCAGCGCCTCACCGATCTTGATGATCGAGACACTGTGAGCTTTCCCTTTGGAAGGGGTAGCAAGATTAAATACGGGTTGTTGCTTATCCAAGTGATAACCTCTTTGGTATAACTTCATTCACACGAGGCTATTATAGGAAACAACTGGTCGGACGTTTGTTATATTGTTTAAAATGTATACAAAAAGAGCAGCCCTAGAGCTGCTCTTAAACTTTTTTACATTGTCGAAATGAGAGAATCTGTTAAATCAATAAATTACCTAACTATCTTCATTTCCTTGATTAAATTGCTCGCACCATCAACATGCTCCATCACCCATAGCATGTATGCACTACTGACGTGAATAGAGCGATTTAGGTTAGGATTGTAGTCCCAGTCACCAATAATCGACTCATAAACACCGTCAAACAGTAAACCCACAAACTCAGCATTCGCATTCATCGTTGGTGAGCCAGAGTTACCGCCGGTGGTATCAACAGTGGTTAAGTAGTTAACTTGAACGCTGTTCAACGCATCATCCTTATATTCACCGTATTGTTTGCTCTTGGTTAGCTCTAGCTGCTTAGCAGGAGAGTTAAACGGCTCTTCACCAGTATGCTTTGCGGCTAAACCTTCAAGTGTAGTAAAAGGCGTTGCGAACATACCGTCTTTAGGAGAGTAGCCTTTAACATTACCGTAAGTCACGCGAAGCGTACTGTTAGCATCCGCATAAACGGCTTTATCTTGTGATTTATAGTAATCAATGATTGCAGCCATGTACTGTGGGCGGAGCTTCTTGAATTTGCCTGACTGCTCTTTATCTTCAAGTTCTTTCTTATGATTTTCATCGTAAGTAGCTACTGCGAGTTGAATAAAAGGATCGTCTGACTTTTTGAAAGCTTCTACTGACTTTCCAACCCAGTTTAGGCGAACGTCTTGGTCGGTCAATTCAGTCTCTTCAAACATCTTATCAACTTTGGCGTTAAAGGCTTCTGCATCAAACGTTTTAGAAATGCCCATGTATTGGTCGTAGCTCTTTATGCGGTCTTCAGCAGGTAGCTTGGCGTACTCAGCGACGAAATGTTTGTACAGAGCTTTTTCTACTTCAGCATCCCAGCGACGATTCATACGTTTCAAGCCTTCCTTGATGCGCGTAATATCACGCTCCTGATAACCTGGCTCACGCTCTGCATCCGGCTTTTGAGTTTCAATCGCCAAGCGATACAGTTGTGCTGCTGTTCCAGATAACGTATCGCGACTCATGCCCCATTTTTTCAGTTCAACCGCTTGGTCTTTCAGATCGGCTTTGACTAAAGCATCAAGCTCAGCAACTGCGTCACCATGCTTCTCCTTCATGCCTGGGTTATCAAGCAACCACGCTTCAAGATCGGCTTCAAGCTGCTGTCTACGCTCTAAAAGATCGCCTTTAGCGTAGCTCTTGATCATGCTACCCCAGTTCTTCTCTGCGTTATTCAAACCCGCAAGCGTGCTTGCATACTTAACACGGGCATCGCTGCCTTCAGGGGCGTTCTCTTCAATGATATCGATGTACTTATGTAAAATACCGCGGAAAGTAGGGTAACGCCACTCGAACTGGTTTTCGACTTCTGCGCTGGTGCGATAGCGGTTGGTACGGCCTGGATAGCCGGTAACCATTACAAAGTCACCTTTCGCAACGCCGTCGGCATTTACTTTTAAGAAGTGCTCAGGCTCGTAAGGCACATTGTCTTTTGAAAAATCAGCAGGCTTGCCGTCTTTTCCTACATAAGCGCGGTAAAATGCAAAGTCACCGGTATGGCGCGGCCACATCCAGTTATCAACGTCACCGCCATATTTACCAATGTGTGATGAAGGTGCGTAGACTAAACGAACGTCACGAATCTCCATTTGCTTGATAAGATAATACTCAAGCCCACCGTGGAAAGAGTAGACGTTACAACGATAACCTTCTTCAGCCTCACAGTCAGACACTAATGACTTTTCTTTTTTCTCTACAAACTTATAGCGATCCATACCCGACATGTCTTCATTAAGACCATCGTTAATGGTATCAGTTACATTAGTAACCTCGGTAGTTACATAAACACGAGAGCCTGGTGCTGCTGCTAACTCCTGTGAAAAGTCCTTAGCTAAAAACCCCTTTTCCAATAAGTTATTTTCAGCAGTGGAGTTAAATTGAATACTACCGTAAGCACAGTGGTGATTTGTTGCTACCAAGCCCTTAGGTGAAAGGAAAGACGCAGTACAGCCACCAAGGCTGATCACCGCACCCATTGGGAATTCAGTGAGCTTGGTAAGACTGCTAGGATCTATTTTTAAGCCAGCTTCTTTGAGCTGATCTTCGATTTGTGGAAGCTGGTTGGGCTGCCACATACCTTCATCCGCCATCAATGGCGAAGCCGCTGCTACAGCAGATAATGCTGCAACCGATAATAACTTCTTCATGGAGTGTCCCCTGAAATAATGTTCTGTTCTTTAGTAGATTTAGACCAGCGTTCAATATAAAGGGATCAATAACAATTTCCAGTAGGGTTGGGTAGTAAAATGTAAACAAGTGTTGCAGTAGGAAACCGTAGTGTTGTTCCTTTTCTTGCTTGTCCAAGAAAAGGAACCAAAAGAAAGACACCCCTAGATTAAGGTTATCCTGCGGATAACTCTCTTCGTAGTAAATCAATCACTTAACGCACCGTGAAATACATCCCATCCATGGTCTGAATTTCACTATTCAAAACGTCCTGTTTTGAATTGCTATGATTGCTTTTCTACTCAGCTTAATCTAATGGGGTATTGGGTGTTGTATGATAGTTCATTGACTACTTTTGATACTAGAAAGACCCTGTTCAGTTATCCTATATACTGAATTACTAGTTTCCATCAACCCTAAGTAAGAAATAAAGTTAGATTGGCATTTTCCACATTTAGTAGAATATATAGATGGCATTCCACCATCATGGGACTTCCCAACAATGCCAATACCAAAATGTTGTTCGATTCTTTTTACTTCTTCGGGTGTATAGGTATTAAACCAGCTATATGCAGACTTTAAAATTTTTGAAAATGGGATAGTATTTTGGTGAAAGCACAGAGGGCAGTTAAAAATATAGTCAGTTAACTCATAACTGTGATGAAACGGCTTTCTAGAGTAACTAGGCTTTATGAAGTTTTTTAATATTTCCATTGATGTTTGAAGTAGTGAAGGGTGGTGTGACTTTCAACAAAGTCACACCAAGTGTAGTCAGTTAAACGTTCATTTCAGGAACGTGGTCTGGAATAACTAAGTCCGCTTCTGTTTTTTCCTGAATTTCTTCTACTGATACGCCTGGAGCTCGCTCGATTAAGTGGAAGGCTCCGTCTTTGATTTCCATCAGTGCTAGTTCGGTAATGACACGTTTAATGCACTGCGCGCCGGTAAGCGGTAGGGTACATTTTTTGAGGATTTTAGACTGACCATGTTTGTTGGCGTGTGTCATGGTAACAATGATGTTTTCTGCGCCTGCAACTAAGTCCATTGCACCACCCATGCCTTTAACCAACTTGCCTGGAATCATCCACGAAGCGATATTACCTTCTTGGTCCACTTCGAATGCGCCAAGTACAGTTAGGTCAACATGACCACCGCGGATCATGGCAAAGCT
The Kangiella marina DNA segment above includes these coding regions:
- a CDS encoding EAL domain-containing protein, giving the protein MFNAPPVMVIDENDNNAGFMVELLEQIALEESWDIEWVRLDWPAVIPKTLNHEIDLIPFIAYSEERAEYLDYNEEGILTGWGQVFIHKDEPIPQNIISLSGHNIAIIKNEIYGIKLRNLCNLFDIKCNFTEVDTYRDAFKKIEDKLVTAAVTSSLVSYSHDNDFVKITPIVFEPRKVLFATAKNTNADLLQTIDHYTKLWRFDANSTYYQLRDKYLKGVIEQETAFPSWLLYSLLILTGLLLASALIAILLKKQVKRQTQALEDQSDKIRQIINLVPHMVFASNAKGKLILANRYAADFFGIEMSNIEGYEQSDLIRRLPNSANLFEDESLLLRKDAHAIQKEIETYNYNGQKATLKISKVPFISRYSRMPSVVTVGVDITEAKEYERQIQHMAQHDSLTELPNRMLLNDRIHQSLALTKRYGHCGAVLFIDLDYFKNINDSLGHMAGDHLLKDVAGRLKDIVRDGDTVSRLGGDEFIVQLNHLSGDSDRAEKSACKIAEKINFTLAQEYTVKGNKLFSTASIGVVIYPRDADSEEAIIQRADTAMYYAKSMGRNRYAVFKKAMEKAVVRKHILEKELRKALAEARFILRYQPQLTSDDNNFIGAEALLRWSHPTEGIISPSEFIPIAEENHLIIPIGEWVLKQVCHQIKYWLEKYGYSPFITVNLSAIQIRNSDLVSYIKNLLEQTKIPPNLLEFEVTETVLLHEARISIDVLNELKKLGVRLSIDDFGTGYSSLNYLKKLPLDKLKIDRSFVKDIPGDPDSETIIRTVISMSIDMGLEVIAEGVETKEQLQYLLKERCHLFQGFYFDPPISLEQLEEKYFTRLHDSVKEDRTVIHLENYAKKPKNS
- a CDS encoding S46 family peptidase, with translation MKKLLSVAALSAVAAASPLMADEGMWQPNQLPQIEDQLKEAGLKIDPSSLTKLTEFPMGAVISLGGCTASFLSPKGLVATNHHCAYGSIQFNSTAENNLLEKGFLAKDFSQELAAAPGSRVYVTTEVTNVTDTINDGLNEDMSGMDRYKFVEKKEKSLVSDCEAEEGYRCNVYSFHGGLEYYLIKQMEIRDVRLVYAPSSHIGKYGGDVDNWMWPRHTGDFAFYRAYVGKDGKPADFSKDNVPYEPEHFLKVNADGVAKGDFVMVTGYPGRTNRYRTSAEVENQFEWRYPTFRGILHKYIDIIEENAPEGSDARVKYASTLAGLNNAEKNWGSMIKSYAKGDLLERRQQLEADLEAWLLDNPGMKEKHGDAVAELDALVKADLKDQAVELKKWGMSRDTLSGTAAQLYRLAIETQKPDAEREPGYQERDITRIKEGLKRMNRRWDAEVEKALYKHFVAEYAKLPAEDRIKSYDQYMGISKTFDAEAFNAKVDKMFEETELTDQDVRLNWVGKSVEAFKKSDDPFIQLAVATYDENHKKELEDKEQSGKFKKLRPQYMAAIIDYYKSQDKAVYADANSTLRVTYGNVKGYSPKDGMFATPFTTLEGLAAKHTGEEPFNSPAKQLELTKSKQYGEYKDDALNSVQVNYLTTVDTTGGNSGSPTMNANAEFVGLLFDGVYESIIGDWDYNPNLNRSIHVSSAYMLWVMEHVDGASNLIKEMKIVR
- a CDS encoding CoA transferase subunit B — encoded protein: MALSREQIAMRVAQELEDGFYVNLGIGIPTLVANYVPKGVEVMMQSENGLLGMGEFPTEETIDPDLINAGKQTVTAATGAAFFSSAESFAMIRGGHVDLTVLGAFEVDQEGNIASWMIPGKLVKGMGGAMDLVAGAENIIVTMTHANKHGQSKILKKCTLPLTGAQCIKRVITELALMEIKDGAFHLIERAPGVSVEEIQEKTEADLVIPDHVPEMNV